From the Choloepus didactylus isolate mChoDid1 chromosome 22, mChoDid1.pri, whole genome shotgun sequence genome, one window contains:
- the DDX28 gene encoding probable ATP-dependent RNA helicase DDX28 — MALAWRVRLLSLKRLLLVAPARDLAVRGPDEPLPVVRIPQALQRRQEQRQKGRRSAPRPVLVRPGPLLVSARRQELNQPARLTLGRWECAPLASRGWRNRRASGDHFAIERVQHEVPALRNVSSERGFAELGLEPQMLHALQEAAPKVIRPTTVQLSTIPPLLRGRHILCAAETGSGKTLSYLLPLLQRLLARPSLDSCRVPAPRGLVLVPSRELAEQVRAVARPLGSSLGLQVRELGGGHGMNRIRLQLSRQPPADVLVATPGALWKALKRQLLSLEQLSFLVLDEADTLLDESFLELVDYILEKSNIAESPADLKDPFHPKAQLVLVGATFPEGVGQLLSKVTKPDSLTTITSSKLHCIMPHVRQTFMRLKGTEKVTELVQILKQHDKAYKTGQSGTVLVFCNSSSTVNWLGYILDDHKIQHLRLQGQMPASMRAGIFQCFQKGSQDILLCTDIASRGLDSTRVELVVNYDFPLTMQDYIHRAGRVGRVGSEVPGTVISFVTHPWDVSLVQKIELAARRKRSLPGLQSSVREPLLQQT, encoded by the coding sequence ATGGCTCTGGCGTGGCGCGTGCGGTTGTTGTCGCTCAAACGTCTGTTGCTCGTGGCGCCTGCACGGGACTTGGCAGTCCGCGGTCCGGATGAGCCTCTGCCGGTGGTTCGCATTCCGCAAGCTCTCCAGCGGCGGCAAGAACAGCGGCAGAAAGGGCGGCGGAGCGCCCCGCGACCGGTGCTAGTGCGACCTGGCCCGCTGCTGGTCTCCGCGCGGCGGCAGGAGTTGAACCAGCCGGCGCGCCTCACGCTGGGGCGTTGGGAGTGTGCTCCGCTCGCTTCGCGTGGCTGGAGGAATCGGCGCGCGAGCGGGGACCACTTCGCTATCGAGCGTGTGCAGCATGAGGTACCAGCCCTGCGGAATGTCTCGTCCGAGAGGGGCTTCGCGGAACTGGGCCTGGAGCCCCAGATGCTGCACGCATTGCAGGAGGCTGCGCCCAAAGTTATTCGGCCCACGACGGTGCAGTTGAGCACCATTCCTCCGCTCCTTCGCGGCCGCCACATCCTTTGCGCTGCAGAAACCGGCAGTGGCAAGACTCTCAGCTACCTGCTGCCTCTGCTTCAGCGGTTACTGGCCCGGCCCAGCCTGGACTCCTGCCGTGTCCCTGCTCCCCGGGGTCTGGTCCTTGTTCCTTCCCGAGAATTGGCCGAACAGGTGCGGGCAGTGGCCCGGCCCTTGGGCAGCTCCTTGGGCCTGCAGGTGCGGGAACTAGGAGGAGGCCACGGCATGAATAGGATCAGGCTGCAACTATCCAGACAGCCTCCAGCAGATGTGCTCGTGGCCACTCCGGGGGCTCTGTGGAAAGCCCTGAAAAGGCAACTGCTCAGCCTGGAACAGCTCTCCTTCTTGGTGTTGGATGAGGCAGACACACTGTTGGATGAAAGCTTTCTGGAACTAGTGGACTACATCTTAGAGAAGAGCAATATAGCAGAAAGCCCAGCTGACTTAAAAGACCCCTTCCATCCCAAAGCTCAGCTGGTGCTGGTGGGGGCCACATTTCCCGAAGGTGTGGGCCAGCTGCTGAGTAAAGTCACCAAACCAGACTctctcaccaccatcaccagctCCAAGCTCCACTGCATCATGCCTCATGTCAGACAGACATTTATGAGGCTGAAGGGAACAGAGAAGGTGACTGAGTTGGTACAGATCCTCAAGCAGCATGACAAAGCATATAAGACTGGCCAATCGGGAACTGTTCTGGTCTTCTGTAATAGCTCCAGCACAGTGAACTGGCTGGGATATATTCTGGATGACCACAAAATCCAACACCTAAGGCTGCAAGGGCAAATGCCAGCCTCAATGAGGGCAGGCATCTTTCAGTGCTTCCAGAAGGGTTCCCAAGACATACTTCTCTGCACAGACATAGCCTCTCGGGGCCTGGACAGTACCCGTGTAGAGCTGGTCGTCAATTATGATTTTCCCCTCACCATGCAAGACTACATCCACAGAGCAGGGAGGGTGGGTCGTGTGGGGAGTGAGGTGCCAGGAACCGTCATCAGCTTTGTGACCCATCCCTGGGATGTGAGCCTGGTTCAGAAGATTGAGCTGGCAGCTCGCCGGAAAAGAAGCCTTCCAGGACTACAGTCCTCGGTGAGAGAGCCTTTGCTCCAGCAAACCTGA
- the LOC119518928 gene encoding probable ribosome biogenesis protein RLP24: MRIEKCYFCSGPIYPGHGMMFIRNDCKVFRFCKSKCHKNFKRKRNPRKVRWTKAFRKAAGKELTVDNSFEFEKRRNEPVKYQRELWNKTIDAMKRVEEIKQKRQAKFIMNRLKKNKELQKVQDIKEVKQNIHLIRAPLAGKGKQLEEKMVLQLQRDVDMEDIS, from the coding sequence ATGCGTATCGAGAAGTGTTATTTCTGTTCTGGGCCAATCTATCCCGGCCACGGCATGATGTTCATCCGCAATGATTGTAAGGTGTTCAGATTCTGTAAATCCAAATGTCATAAAAACTTTAAAAGGAAGCGTAATCCTCGCAAGGTCAGGTGGACTAAAGCATTCCGGAAGGCAGCTGGTAAAGAGCTTACAGTGGATAATTCATTTGAATTTGAAAAACGTAGAAATGAACCTGTCAAGTACCAGCGAGAGCTATGGAATAAAACTATTGATGCAATGAAGAGAGTCGAAGAAATTAAACAGAAACGCCAAGCTAAATTTATAATGAAcaggttaaagaaaaataaagaactacAGAAAGTTCAGGACATCAAAGAGGTCAAGCAAAACATCCATCTTATCCGGGCTCCTCTTGCAGGCAAAGGAAAGCAGCTGGAAGAAAAAATGGTACTGCAATTACAACGGGATGTGGACATGGAAGATATTTCTTAG